The following are encoded together in the Blautia obeum ATCC 29174 genome:
- the thiD gene encoding bifunctional hydroxymethylpyrimidine kinase/phosphomethylpyrimidine kinase, producing MKTVLTIAGSDCSGGAGIQADIKTMIMNGVYAMSAITALTAQNTTGVYGIQETSPEFLDNQLDCIFTDIFPDAVKIGMLSSAEIMHHVAVKLQQYHAHHIVLDPVMISTSGHRLMDKDAEQTLQKELFPLAEIITPNIPEAEALTGLQITNADSMEEAAHKLYESFHISVLLKGGHRINDANDLLYTNGHGIWLHGERINNSNTHGTGCTLSSAIASNLARGFSLEDSVRRSKQYLTDALKAQLDLGHGSGPLDHTLGKTQ from the coding sequence ATGAAAACAGTATTAACGATTGCCGGAAGCGACTGTAGTGGTGGTGCCGGCATTCAGGCAGATATCAAGACCATGATCATGAACGGAGTCTATGCCATGAGTGCGATCACAGCTCTGACCGCCCAGAACACAACCGGTGTTTACGGAATTCAGGAAACCTCTCCGGAATTTCTTGACAACCAGCTGGACTGCATCTTTACTGACATTTTTCCTGATGCAGTTAAGATCGGCATGCTCTCATCCGCTGAGATCATGCATCACGTTGCTGTCAAATTACAGCAGTACCATGCACACCATATCGTACTGGATCCTGTTATGATCTCCACCAGCGGACATCGTCTGATGGACAAAGATGCCGAGCAAACACTTCAGAAGGAACTCTTTCCTCTTGCAGAGATCATCACACCCAATATTCCAGAAGCTGAAGCGCTCACCGGACTGCAGATCACAAATGCTGACTCTATGGAAGAAGCTGCTCACAAACTTTATGAAAGCTTTCACATTTCTGTCCTTCTGAAAGGCGGCCATCGCATCAACGATGCAAATGACCTTCTTTATACAAACGGACATGGCATCTGGCTGCATGGTGAACGCATCAACAATTCAAATACTCACGGCACCGGCTGCACACTTTCCAGTGCGATTGCCTCAAATCTTGCCAGAGGATTTTCTCTTGAAGATTCTGTGCGCCGTTCCAAGCAGTATCTGACTGATGCCCTGAAGGCACAGCTGGATCTCGGACATGGTTCTGGTCCACTGGACCACACCCTTGGAAAAACACAATAA
- a CDS encoding class II fructose-bisphosphate aldolase, with the protein MLVNMNDVLYPAKKGKYAVGLFNAVNLELARGIIAAAESSQSPVIMGTAEVLLPYGPLEEVSYYLIPMAKKANVPVVIHLDHGLKKETCLKALELGFSSIMYDCSTDSYEDNVRKVKEMADIAHSYGATIEGELGHVGDNPDSAEGSSHINPADFYTDPKMAKDFVDKTGVDALAIAVGTAHGAYKLPPKLDFERIHTIANTVDVPLVLHGGSGLTDNDFKRAIQEGISKINIFTDINVAAVEAEFRKFETMNKGIIDLIPAAVEAVKQETLKKMMLFSSNGKGTLNQPSQDELVKAVVQEVLRELGRK; encoded by the coding sequence ATGTTAGTTAACATGAATGACGTGCTTTATCCGGCAAAAAAAGGCAAATACGCAGTAGGCCTTTTTAATGCAGTAAATCTGGAACTGGCACGTGGAATCATTGCAGCAGCAGAAAGTTCTCAGTCACCGGTCATCATGGGAACAGCGGAAGTACTTCTTCCATACGGACCACTGGAGGAGGTTTCCTATTACCTTATCCCTATGGCTAAGAAAGCAAATGTTCCGGTTGTTATCCATCTGGATCATGGTCTTAAGAAAGAAACCTGTCTGAAAGCACTGGAACTTGGATTCTCATCCATTATGTACGACTGCTCTACAGATTCTTATGAAGATAATGTAAGAAAAGTTAAAGAGATGGCAGACATCGCGCACTCTTATGGGGCAACCATCGAGGGTGAGCTTGGACATGTAGGAGATAACCCGGATTCTGCAGAGGGAAGCTCTCATATCAATCCGGCTGATTTCTATACAGATCCTAAAATGGCCAAAGACTTTGTTGACAAAACTGGTGTAGATGCTCTTGCAATCGCAGTAGGAACTGCTCACGGAGCATACAAACTTCCACCGAAACTTGATTTTGAACGTATTCATACAATTGCAAATACTGTAGATGTACCGCTTGTTCTTCATGGTGGATCCGGACTTACAGACAACGACTTCAAACGCGCAATTCAGGAAGGTATCAGTAAGATCAATATCTTCACAGATATCAACGTTGCAGCAGTAGAAGCTGAGTTCCGTAAATTCGAAACTATGAATAAAGGTATCATTGACCTGATCCCGGCAGCAGTAGAAGCTGTAAAACAGGAAACATTAAAGAAAATGATGCTCTTCTCCAGCAATGGAAAAGGCACATTAAATCAGCCATCCCAGGATGAGCTTGTAAAAGCTGTTGTTCAGGAAGTGCTCAGAGAACTTGGCAGGAAATAA
- a CDS encoding DUF11 domain-containing protein, translating into MNFNMKNRIWKNLSAMSMAFFMTGMVLGGCGQTTVYAAELAYESVEFEEHSETEETGIEEAGTDESDPDEIQSEENAEETEPEETEDSEEKDQDKANLSDGKSEEEDKENENKKKTPNFTVNVVTDESTVKAGSDLVYTVTLENTGDVMLKNIQLQALFSNQNLQGEWSGDNLEQLDVGIRKERYLTVNLPEEQEVAVSVKILASAEVEMTEADTEDAVINRETSLDTEIIPLEASFEVTKTADRSVAVPGDKILFQICIRNTGERTLHSVVTTERFQLGNVPVQFLEKEGVVLNKSKTKARIERIEPGKAAGLQAMVTLPENLKEQELLNEVTVTTLETGEQVMTSQAKIQIRAVEEVETEDADRMSVDMDNSAVSHTGESYPASTHPKTGDPYQPFLWLAMIPGSMLAAGWIRRRM; encoded by the coding sequence ATGAATTTTAATATGAAAAACAGAATATGGAAAAATTTAAGTGCAATGAGTATGGCCTTTTTCATGACAGGAATGGTTCTTGGAGGATGCGGACAGACAACAGTTTATGCGGCAGAACTGGCGTATGAAAGTGTAGAATTTGAAGAGCATTCTGAAACAGAAGAGACAGGGATAGAAGAAGCCGGAACAGATGAATCTGATCCGGATGAAATACAATCAGAAGAAAATGCAGAAGAAACTGAACCTGAAGAGACGGAAGATTCCGAAGAGAAGGATCAGGATAAGGCCAATCTGTCTGATGGTAAATCGGAAGAAGAGGATAAAGAAAACGAGAATAAAAAGAAAACACCGAACTTTACGGTTAACGTAGTCACAGATGAAAGTACAGTAAAAGCAGGAAGCGACCTGGTATATACGGTGACACTGGAAAATACAGGTGATGTAATGTTGAAAAACATACAATTGCAGGCATTGTTTTCAAACCAGAATCTGCAGGGCGAGTGGTCCGGGGATAATTTAGAACAGCTGGATGTCGGGATAAGGAAAGAGCGGTATCTGACAGTGAATCTCCCGGAGGAGCAGGAAGTGGCTGTTTCTGTGAAAATTCTAGCATCTGCAGAAGTAGAGATGACAGAAGCAGATACGGAGGATGCCGTAATCAACAGAGAGACATCCCTTGATACAGAAATTATCCCACTGGAAGCATCTTTTGAAGTGACGAAAACGGCTGACCGTTCCGTTGCAGTGCCTGGAGATAAGATTCTGTTTCAGATCTGCATTCGAAATACCGGAGAGCGGACACTGCATTCTGTAGTTACGACAGAACGCTTTCAGCTTGGAAATGTACCGGTACAGTTTTTAGAAAAAGAGGGGGTGGTTCTGAATAAGTCAAAGACAAAAGCAAGGATCGAAAGAATTGAACCGGGCAAAGCAGCAGGCCTGCAGGCAATGGTAACATTGCCGGAAAACCTAAAAGAACAGGAACTTTTGAATGAAGTAACCGTGACGACACTGGAGACTGGGGAACAGGTGATGACTTCTCAGGCAAAAATTCAGATCAGGGCGGTTGAAGAGGTGGAAACAGAAGATGCAGACAGAATGTCTGTGGATATGGATAATAGTGCGGTTTCCCATACGGGAGAGAGTTATCCGGCTTCTACACATCCAAAAACCGGAGATCCGTACCAACCGTTTCTGTGGCTGGCAATGATCCCCGGTTCTATGCTGGCTGCGGGCTGGATCCGCAGACGGATGTAA
- the thiC gene encoding phosphomethylpyrimidine synthase ThiC encodes MTTYTTQMDAARKGIVTPQIKTVAEKEHMPVEKMMELVAEGKVAICANKHHTCLNPEGVGSMLRTKINVNLGVSRDCKDYDIEMQKVMKAVDLGAEAIMDLSSHGNTQPFRQKLTHECPAMIGTVPVYDSVIHYQRDLSELTAHDFIDVIRLHAEDGVDFVTLHCGITRKTIEQIKKHKRKMNIVSRGGSLVFAWMSMTGEENPFYEYFDEILDICEEHDVTISLGDACRPGCLADATDVCQIEELVRLGELTKRAWAHNVQVMVEGPGHVPLDQVAANMKVQQTICMGAPFYVLGPLVTDIAPGYDHITAAIGGAVAAMNGAAFLCYVTPAEHLALPNVEDVKQGIIASKIAAHAADIAKGIPHARDIDDKMADARRVLDWDAQFDCALDPETAKAIRDDRLPEDDHSDTCSMCGKFCAVRSMNKALAGEHIDIL; translated from the coding sequence ATGACAACTTATACAACACAGATGGATGCCGCACGCAAAGGCATCGTAACCCCTCAGATCAAAACTGTTGCAGAAAAAGAACACATGCCGGTTGAAAAAATGATGGAACTGGTTGCCGAAGGTAAAGTAGCGATCTGTGCCAACAAACATCATACCTGCCTGAACCCGGAAGGTGTCGGCAGCATGCTGCGCACCAAGATCAATGTAAACCTTGGTGTATCCAGAGACTGCAAAGATTATGATATCGAAATGCAGAAAGTTATGAAAGCAGTAGATCTCGGTGCAGAAGCGATCATGGACCTCTCCAGCCACGGCAATACACAGCCGTTCCGCCAGAAACTGACACATGAGTGTCCTGCAATGATCGGAACCGTTCCGGTATACGACAGTGTCATTCATTATCAGCGTGATCTCTCTGAACTGACTGCTCATGATTTCATCGACGTAATTCGCCTTCATGCTGAGGACGGTGTTGATTTTGTTACTCTCCACTGCGGAATCACAAGAAAGACCATCGAGCAGATCAAAAAACACAAACGTAAAATGAACATTGTAAGCCGTGGTGGAAGCCTTGTATTTGCATGGATGAGCATGACCGGTGAAGAAAATCCGTTCTATGAATACTTCGATGAGATTCTGGACATCTGTGAAGAGCATGACGTTACTATTTCTCTTGGAGATGCATGTCGTCCTGGCTGTCTGGCTGATGCCACTGATGTATGCCAGATTGAAGAGCTGGTACGTCTTGGAGAGCTTACCAAACGTGCATGGGCTCATAACGTACAGGTCATGGTTGAGGGACCAGGTCATGTGCCGCTTGATCAGGTTGCTGCCAACATGAAAGTTCAGCAGACCATCTGCATGGGAGCGCCATTCTATGTACTCGGACCTCTCGTTACAGATATCGCACCTGGATATGACCATATCACTGCTGCGATCGGTGGTGCTGTTGCAGCCATGAACGGAGCCGCATTCCTCTGCTATGTAACACCAGCAGAACATCTGGCTCTTCCGAATGTAGAAGATGTCAAACAGGGAATTATTGCTTCCAAGATTGCAGCCCATGCGGCAGATATTGCCAAAGGAATCCCGCATGCAAGAGATATCGATGACAAGATGGCAGATGCCCGCCGTGTCCTTGACTGGGATGCACAGTTTGACTGTGCTCTTGATCCGGAAACAGCCAAAGCTATCCGTGATGACCGTCTTCCGGAAGATGACCACAGTGATACCTGCAGTATGTGCGGTAAGTTCTGTGCTGTCCGCAGTATGAACAAAGCACTTGCCGGAGAACATATCGATATTCTGTAA
- the thiE gene encoding thiamine phosphate synthase — MKISPEQLKLYAVTDRSWLKPDETLASVTEELLRAGVSCVQLREKNASDEEILQEAALLKEICERYNVPLIINDRPDLAQKANASGVHVGLSDMGIQKARQLLGPDFIIGGSAHNVEEALAAQNAGADYIGCGAVFGSTTKTNVTQLPVETLRAICQAVEIPVVAIGGVTADNLYLLAGSGISGAAVVSGLFKPDNKAEAVRHFLTELQKL; from the coding sequence ATGAAAATATCACCAGAACAGCTGAAACTGTATGCTGTTACAGACCGAAGCTGGCTGAAACCCGATGAAACACTTGCATCCGTTACCGAGGAACTCCTTCGCGCAGGTGTCAGCTGTGTCCAGCTTCGTGAAAAAAATGCTTCTGACGAAGAAATCCTTCAGGAAGCCGCCCTTTTAAAAGAAATATGTGAACGTTACAATGTTCCACTGATCATCAATGACCGCCCGGATCTTGCACAGAAAGCAAATGCTTCCGGTGTTCATGTCGGACTTTCTGATATGGGCATCCAGAAAGCACGTCAGCTTCTCGGGCCTGACTTTATCATCGGCGGAAGTGCCCATAATGTCGAAGAAGCACTTGCAGCCCAGAATGCCGGAGCAGACTACATAGGCTGCGGTGCAGTCTTCGGAAGCACCACTAAAACCAACGTCACACAACTTCCTGTCGAAACTCTGCGAGCGATCTGTCAGGCTGTAGAAATTCCGGTTGTTGCAATCGGCGGTGTTACTGCTGACAACCTTTATCTTCTTGCAGGAAGTGGGATTTCCGGTGCCGCCGTTGTCAGCGGACTTTTTAAACCTGATAACAAAGCCGAAGCCGTCAGACATTTTCTTACGGAACTGCAAAAACTGTAA